From Zingiber officinale cultivar Zhangliang chromosome 5B, Zo_v1.1, whole genome shotgun sequence, the proteins below share one genomic window:
- the LOC121987654 gene encoding auxin-responsive protein SAUR71-like translates to MGRMEINNGKEKVKSKGLIKKTLERCRIKSRRQVVGMPPEGCLSVYVGPARERFLVRTEWLNHPLFMVLLEEAEMEFGYATAGPLELPCDVALFRRVLWEVEQEAVQLFSPRCNFAIGHATAGYFLLSPVRPMNMITTGGV, encoded by the coding sequence ATGGGGAGGATGGAGATTAATAACGGGAAAGAGAAGGTTAAGTCGAAGGGGCTGATAAAGAAGACACTGGAGCGGTGCAGGATCAAGAGCAGGAGGCAGGTGGTGGGGATGCCGCCGGAGGGGTGCTTGTCGGTGTACGTGGGGCCGGCGAGGGAGCGGTTCTTGGTGCGGACCGAGTGGCTGAACCATCCTCTGTTCATGGTGCTGCTGGAGGAGGCGGAGATGGAGTTCGGGTACGCCACTGCTGGCCCCCTCGAGCTCCCCTGCGACGTCGCGCTCTTCCGCAGGGTGCTGTGGGAGGTGGAGCAGGAGGCGGTGCAGCTGTTTTCGCCCCGGTGCAACTTCGCCATCGGCCATGCCACCGCCGGATACTTCCTGCTCAGCCCGGTGAGGCCCATGAACATGATCACGACCGGCGGAGTTTGA